The DNA segment CGGCTCTGTCCCAAATACCTAGAACAGCACCAGgtacacagtgggtgctcaataaatactagctCCGAAGATAAATGCATGGAGGAACTGGTGAATTATACCTCGGTGTGAATGGCGCAGTGTGTGTCAAAACCCGAAGGTCATCGTGTCCTCAGATACGGAATGTCAGGCTCAGAGACACCAAGTGATCACCCAAGGTCACGCAGCCAAATAGGCTCTTCCGAGATTGGTTCTCTCGTACACGGTATCTTCTGTTAGATACCGTGCGGCCGTGCCCCGTTGAAGGAATCTCAGGCATCACtaagtaataacaataatgataataagagTTAACATTTATCGAGCGCTTATGAGAAGCCAGGAACCATTTTAAGCACTCTGCATTTATTAAGTCATCCAGGTGGGGGTAAGACTTTTAGGTGGGAAGCTCCAGAAATCCCAGTGCCGACAGCTGCTCACTGAGTGAATGGAACCACGTGGGTCCCCTGAGCCGGCTGCGGCCCACTTTGCTGGCGGGTGCCCCCAAACCCCAACTCCAGGATGTGGTCCCTTCTTTCCATGGGGCTCCAGAGGGCTGGGAGGCACGATCCACTCCCTTCCCACCACAACCCCCTCCCCTAGAAACTCCGAGTGGGCTCGTGGGAGGCAGGCCAGCTGTGTGACTGGGAGTGTGGCCTTCAGGGTCAGCTCGGATGGAGGTCTCCCAGGACAGGTCGTTAACTTCCAAGCCTGGCTTCCTCGTCTACCAAGTGGCGACAAAATGCGCAGCAGAATCAAGTACACGGAGACCCGGGCCCTGGTATCAGGCCGTCCGAGTCTGTGTGACCGCAGAGGAGTGAGTGGTCGGGGCGTCGGCGAGGTTTTCTGAGCAGTCCAGTGGAGATGACAATGCCCCTCCCCGCACAGAGCTGTTgagaaaattacatgaaaaaaatatttcaatgtgaAAGTCttaggtggtaaaaaaaaaaaaaagaaaaaaaaaaagaaagaaagtcttagATGGTGCCTGGAGACCGTGATGATCTCATCAGCGTGAGCTGCTTATTCTTTTActacttgtgtttttcttttttttaagattttatttatttattcatcagagagagagagagggacagagacacaggcagagggagaagcagccccatgcagggagcccgacgtgggactcgatcctgggtctccaggatcacgccctgggccaaaggcggcgccaaaccgccgagccacccagggatacccactACTTGTGTTTTTCAAGCCCAGCTTGTGAACCCTCTTGTTCTGGAAACCTCTCACCAGTGCCCCCACTCCGACCCCCCCTTCTGGTCTCGGGCCCCAAGGGACAGGCATCCCCGCTGGCTGTACCGCTTCCTAGCTCTCCTGGACTCTTTCTTAGGTCATCGGCCACTGTCTCCGTGTCTGCGTCCCCTCTGGGCAGGCGGTGAGCAcctgcggggtgggggcagggtccCGGTGTCTCTCTAGCACCTGGCAAAGTGCCGGCACAGAGTGGGTGCTCGTGACATGTTTGCCAAGACTGATAACAATAATAGTGTGGTTGTTAATAAGACTAATCAGCACCTTCCACTGAGCGCTTCCTCCACACCAGGCAACCACAGCACACAAGCCATGGATCCCAGCCCCAGTCCTCACCACAAACCCACAAGGAATAGGATTAGctcccacttcctttttttattctttttttttttttaagatcttacttatttattcatgagagacacacacacacagagagagagagagagaggcagagacacaggcagagggagaagcaggctccctgcagggagcccgacggggactcgatcccgggtctccaggatcacactccaggctgaaggtggcgcaaGCTCCCactttcaaaaaggaaaatgagttaGTGGGTCTAAGTGGCCCACACTCCAAGTGGTTGCCCCAGGATTTGGACTCGGCTTTCAGAGCCCCCGACTTGTCCTTTATGCCAGGGGTCGGCAAACGTATCCTCAAAGGGAACGGATGGCAAATCTTTTCGGCTCCGCAAGCCACACAGTGTTTGTCGCTGCCCCTCCACTCCCGCCCGCTGTGACACAAAAGCAGCCTTGGACAAGATGTAAATGAATAGGTGTGGCCGTGTGCCCATAAAACCTTATTTTCCCGAACTGGGAGCGGGCTGGAGGCGGCCGGCGGGTCGTAGTTGGCTGCCTCCCGTGTCACGCTGCGTGCTGTTCGATGCAGGTCCCTGTGGATGGCATCGCGGGCCCCCCTGGAGCTCCTGCCCCTGAACCGGAGCCAGCTGTCGCCTCCAAACGCCACGACCTGTGACGATGCTCCAGAAGCCTGGGACCTGCTGCACAGAGTCTTACCAtcagtcatcatcatcatctgtgtCTGCGGGCTGCTGGGAAACCTTCTGGTGCTGGCGGTCTTGCTCCGGCCCCGGCGGCGTCTGAACGTGGCCGAAATGTACCTGGCCAACCTGGCCGCCTCCGACCTGGTGTTTGTCCTGGGCTTGCCCTTCTGGGCGGCGAACATCTCGAACCAGTTCCGCTGGCCCTTCGGGGGCCTCCTCTGCCGCCTCGTCAACGGAGTCATCAAGGCCAATTTGTTCATCAGCATCTTCCTGGTGGTGGCCATCAGCCGGGACCGCTACCGCGCGCTGGTGCACCCCATGGCCACCCGGCGGCGGCGACAGGCCCGGGCCACCTGCGTGCTCATCTGGGTGGCGGGCAGCCTCCTGAGCGTCCCCACCTTCCTGTTCCGCTCCATCGAAGCTGTGCCCGAGCTGAACAACGACAGCGCCTGCGTCCTGCTGCACCCGCCCGGGGCCTGGCACGTCGCGAGGATGGTGGAGCTGAACGTGCTGGGGTTCCTGCTGCCGCTGGCTGCCATCGTCTTCTTCAACTGCCACATCCTGGCCTCCCTGCGCGGGCGGCCCGAGGTGCGCGGGGCGCGGTGCGGGGGGCCCCCCGACGGCAGGACCACGGCGCTCATCCTCACCTTCGTGGCCGCCTTCCTGGTGTGCTGGACCCCCTACCACTTCTTCGCCTTCCTGGAATTCCTGACGCAGGTGCAGGTCGTCCGCGGCTGCTTCTGGGAGAATTTCAAAGACCTGGGCCTGCAGTACGCCAGCTTCTTCGCCTTCATCAACAGCTGCCTGAACCCCGTCATCTACGTCTTCGTGGGCCGGCTTTTCAGGACCAGGGTGTGGGACCTTTTTAAGCAGTGCGCCCCCAGGAGGCCGCCTGCCGTGTCCTGGTCCCACAGGAAACGGGTCCTCCAGCTCTTTTGGCAGAATTAAGACAGCCGTGGGGCCCGAAGCTCGGCTTCCTCATCGGTGATTTGGGACAGAAGAAATACTGCTGTGGTCGagccccctctgccccccgccttCGGCCCCCAGGGACAGGGATCCAGGCCCTGGAAACCGTGGGGGGTTTTGGTGCGAGGACTTGGCAGGTGTGATCAAGCTAAGGATCTTGAGGTGGGGAGATGATCCCGGATTATCTGAGAGGGCCCAGCGTAGTAATCCCAGAGGTTTTAGGAAAGACCAGCAGCCAAGTGGAGGCTGGAGAGACCCGgggagccctgagccaggggTTGCTGGTGCCCCCAGAGGCTGGGAAGGGGACAGAGTCAGAGTGTCCCCTCGGGCCTCCAGAAGGAGCCAGGCCTGCAGACGTTTGGACTTTAGCCCACTGAGTCCAGCCTCCAGAAACATAAGACAATAAAGTCGTGTCATTTAAAGTCACCACGTTTGGGCTAATGCGTTAGAGCAGCCACAGGACACTCCCGGCAAGGGTCTCTGAGCGCATTGCCACGTGCCCATCCAAAATGTTCTAGGCCAACTGCGAGGCATAGAGATGCTAGAGCTAGGGAGCCTACCTGCAAGGAACTGGCACAAATACTTAGAGTattaaagaggaaaacaagaaatcACAGAAGCCGGCCTCGGATCCAGCACCCTGAGCATTCCGAGGGAAGAGGGTGGGTTCCCGGCAGGGGTGTCAGGAGAAGCCTTCGGAAGGGAGTCCACCCTTCCAAAGTAGGGCGCCCAGAAACTGGGTGCCTGGGGAGCGGGAAGGAGGCCTGGTCGAGGCGTAACCAGGACCCGCAGGTGGAAATCGTGCGCTCGCAGGAGAGCGTGTTTATGGAACCGTTAATGCTTCAGGATTCTTCTTGCAGTGGGGGGCCCAgttgccttcaaggagctcacaggACAGGGACAGTAATTAGGAGAGTGTCACGGAGCAGGTGACGGCCCCCATCATGGGAGAGGAGGTGCTCTGAGCACAGAGAAGCAGAGCGCAGGGTGGACGGCGGGGAGCAGAGGGGTCtggaggcttcctgcaggaagggACTCAACCGATGAGTGGAATCCAAACAAGCAGTTGGCCAAACCAGATAGGAGACAAGGTGTGTTCCAGATAGAGGAAGCAAGTTGGAGccaggcacaggtggggagggagaaggatgaAGGAGGGTGAGGCACAGGGAGTCCCAGGAGGGTTGGAGGCTTGAGGAAAAGACTAATATTTGGCAAGAATCTGCGGTGTGCATTGCTCTAGCGATGCTCCTCAGGCACCAAACAGGCAGGCAGTCGGGTTTCTCCAGGGTTGGAGTTTTGCCAGGTGATGGCCATCGTTTAAGGTCTGAACTATGGAGAATGGTTGGATTAGGGAAAGAATGAACATAGGAGGTGAGGGAGACAGTGACATCGATGTGGTTACAGAGCAGGGGTAGTGGGAGCATCTAGGTGATGGAGCGGAAGCACCGGAGGTTGTGGCCACCCAGGAAGGGGGTCTGCATGGAACATTCCATCTCCCGTGTGGCCGTGGCATCGGGTGGCTggaacagagggaaggagaaggtcaTTGGAGACAAAGCAGTCAAGGAATGGAGAGGCAGGGGATGGACAGCCCCACGGGGGTCCCTGCAGGCAGGCAGGTGCTGGGGAGTGCCTGGGAAGGAGACAGCCCATAGG comes from the Canis aureus isolate CA01 chromosome 9, VMU_Caureus_v.1.0, whole genome shotgun sequence genome and includes:
- the BDKRB1 gene encoding B1 bradykinin receptor, yielding MASRAPLELLPLNRSQLSPPNATTCDDAPEAWDLLHRVLPSVIIIICVCGLLGNLLVLAVLLRPRRRLNVAEMYLANLAASDLVFVLGLPFWAANISNQFRWPFGGLLCRLVNGVIKANLFISIFLVVAISRDRYRALVHPMATRRRRQARATCVLIWVAGSLLSVPTFLFRSIEAVPELNNDSACVLLHPPGAWHVARMVELNVLGFLLPLAAIVFFNCHILASLRGRPEVRGARCGGPPDGRTTALILTFVAAFLVCWTPYHFFAFLEFLTQVQVVRGCFWENFKDLGLQYASFFAFINSCLNPVIYVFVGRLFRTRVWDLFKQCAPRRPPAVSWSHRKRVLQLFWQN